A part of Terriglobus roseus genomic DNA contains:
- a CDS encoding class I SAM-dependent methyltransferase has protein sequence MSADTAGFYDDLAEHYHLIFEDWGRSIERQAGVLGPLLENKLTQRPLKILDCACGIGTQALGMAQRGHSVVATDLSKMAVRRASSEARKLGLDIQFHVADMRDLSVLHESDFDAVLVGDNALPHLLTDEALSQALESISIRLKPGGLLLATLRDYDSLLSTRPTFQGPTFYSDNETRRIVHQVWDWDQNQYELHLYLTWNSGSLWTSKHYASRYRAITRAELTQSLEANSFKEIEWLMPEATTFYQPIVIARKEDHSAH, from the coding sequence ATGAGTGCGGATACCGCGGGATTCTACGATGATTTGGCGGAACACTATCATCTAATCTTTGAGGATTGGGGCCGTTCGATTGAACGACAGGCAGGTGTTCTCGGTCCGCTGCTTGAGAACAAGCTGACTCAACGCCCTCTAAAGATACTCGACTGCGCCTGTGGCATCGGAACACAAGCACTCGGCATGGCCCAACGCGGTCATAGCGTCGTCGCAACTGATTTGAGCAAGATGGCAGTACGACGAGCTTCCAGTGAAGCTCGCAAGTTGGGCTTGGATATCCAATTCCATGTGGCCGACATGCGAGATCTTTCTGTTCTTCACGAATCAGATTTCGACGCAGTCTTGGTTGGGGATAATGCTCTGCCTCATCTGTTGACCGATGAAGCTCTGAGCCAGGCCCTTGAGAGTATCTCCATTCGACTCAAACCCGGAGGCCTTCTGCTCGCCACGCTTCGCGACTATGACAGCCTGCTATCCACGCGGCCGACCTTTCAAGGCCCCACTTTCTATTCTGACAACGAAACTCGGCGCATTGTTCATCAGGTGTGGGACTGGGATCAGAACCAATACGAACTTCATCTCTACCTGACCTGGAACTCTGGCTCACTCTGGACAAGCAAGCATTACGCCTCTCGATATCGCGCGATAACGAGGGCCGAGCTTACACAGAGCCTTGAAGCAAACAGCTTCAAAGAAATCGAATGGCTGATGCCGGAAGCGACAACGTTCTATCAACCAATCGTCATCGCGCGCAAAGAAGACCACTCTGCGCACTAA